CACCAGGGGGGACGATGGCGGACCGGGCACCGGACGGCTGGACGGGCACCGAGCAGCGCCTGTGGGAGGCCTTCCGGCACGGCGAGGTGCTCGATCTGCGCGCCGGCAAGGAGGAGGACGACGACCCGGCGGGCTCCGGCGACTGGGGCGCGGAGCGGACGGTGCGCGCCGAGGTGCTGGCCCGGCTGCTGATCTCCGGCCCGGACCCGGCCCCCGGGCGCGTCGCGGCGCTGAAGCTGCAGGGCGGCTACGTCACCGGCCCGCTGCTGCTGGCCGGCGCGGCCATCACCCACTACATCGAGCTGCACGGCTGCCGCTTCGACAAGCCGGTGCTGCTCTCCGAGGCCCGGGCCGGCACGATCCGGCTGATCGGCTGTCTGATACCCCGGCTGGAGGCCTCCCGGCTGGCCGCCGAGGGCGATGTGCACCTGGCCCGCTGCGTGGTGCCGCAGGGCATCCGGCTCACCGACGCGCGGATCGGCACCGACCTGCTGCTCAACCAGGCCGTCCTCGGCGGCGACCGGCACCACCGGGCGGTGTCCGCCGACGGGCTCACCGTCCACCAGGACCTGGAGGCCGAGCGGCTGGAGGTCTACGGCGAGTTCGGTCTGCGGACCGGCCGGATCGGCGGGCGCCTCTCGCTTCGCGGCGCCCGGCTGCGGATGGCCGACGCCGACCGCAACTGCCTGAACCTCGCCCGGACGACCGTCGGCACGCTGTACCTGACCGGCTCGGCCGACAACCGCTGGACGACCTCCCGCACCGAGTACGGCTACGGCTACGGTCCGCCGCACGACCCCGGCGCACCGGTCACCCCGTTCCGTGCCCAGGGCGGTGTCCGGCTGGTCGACGCCCGGTTCGAGCAGGCCTGCCTGATCCACGACGCCGAGTTCCGGCTCTCCGGCCGGCAGGAGCTGTCGCTGCGCCGGATCCAGACCCCGGAGCTGCGGTTCGCCTGCCGGACGGCCCCCGACGGCCGGGTGTCGCTCTCCCGCGCCCGGGTCGGCAACCTGGTCGACGCCCCGCAGGCCTGGCCCGGCGCCGGCCTGGTGCGGCTCACCGGCTTCACCTACGAGTCGCTGCGGCCCGCGGAGCCCTTCGGCGTCGCGGAGCGGATCGCCTGGCTGGAGAACTCGCTCGGCGAGTACCAGCCGGAGCCGTACGAGCAGCTGGCCGCGGCGCTGCGCCGGGACGGCCGGGACGAGGACGCCCGCGAGGTGCTCTACGCCAAGCAGCGCCGGCGGCGGGCCGCCCTGCCGGTGCACGCCCGGCTGTGGGGGCTGCTGCAGGACGTCACCGTCGGCTACGGCTACCGGCCCGGGCGGGCCGCGCTCTGGCTGCTGCTGGCCTGGCTGCTCGGCACGGTGTACTTCACCGGGCACCCGCCGGCGCCGCTGAAGGCCGACGAGATGCCGACCTGGAACGCGCCGCTGTACACGCTGAGCAAGCTGCTGCCGGTGGTCGACCTCGGCCAGGAGGGGTGGAACCCGGGGCACACCGGCCAGTGGGTCGCCGCGGCCCTGGTGCTGACCGGCTGGGTGCTGGCCACCACCGTCGTCGCCGGCGCGACCCGGCTGCTGCAGCGCGGCTGAGGCCGTCCGGGCCGCTTCTGCGGCAAAAGGGCGAGGTCGCCGGGCCCGGCGGCAACTACGCTGTGCGCCGTGACAGAACGGCTGCCGCTCTTCCCGCTCAACACGGTCCTCTACCCGGGGCTGGTGATGCCCCTGCACGTCTTCGAGGAGCGCTACCGCCGACTCGTCTCCGATCTGCTGGAACGGCCCGAGGAGGAGCCGCGCCGGTTCGGCGTGGTCGCGATCCGGGACGGGCGGGAGGTCGCCCCCGTCCGCGAGAACGAGGGCCCGGCCGGGCCGCTGGACGGCCTCGGCACCGTCACCGGGGACCCGCGGGAGGCGCTCTACCGGGTCGGCTGCGTCGCGGACGTCACCAGCGCCCGGCGGCAGGCCGACGGCCGGTACGAGCTGCTGGTCACCGGCACCACCCGGTTCACCGTGGAGTCCGTCGACGCGAGCGGCCCCTACCTGGTGGCCGAGACCCAGCCGCTGGACGAGCCGTCCGGCCAGGGCACCGGGGCGCTCGGCGCCGCGGTCGAGCGGGCCTTCCAGGAGTACCGCAAGCGGCTCGCCGGCGCCCGGGAGGCCAGCCTGGCCGGCGACCAGGACCTGCCGCTCGACCCCCAGGTGCTCTCCTACCTGGTCGCGGCCGCGACCGTGCTGCCCGCACCCGTCAAGCAGGAGCTGCTGGCCTGCCCGGACACCGCCCAGCGGCTCACCGCCGAGCTGGAGCTGCTGCGCCGGGAGACCGCCCTGTTGGCCTGGCTGCCGTCGCTGCCCGCGGCGGACCTGACCCGCCAGGCCTTCAGCCCCAACTGACCGCACCCCGAGAAGGGCCGCCGATGGCGAAGAAGACGAAGAAGGGCGGCCAGGGCACCCCGGCCACGGTCGCGCTGGAGGCCGCCGGCGTCGCCTACACCGTGCACGCCTACGACCACGACCCGGCCGCGGCCTCGTACGGCGGCGAGGCCGCCGAGCTGCTCGGCATCCCGGCCGGCCGGGTGTTCAAGACCCTGGTCGCCGACGTGGACGGCGCCCTGACCGTGGGCATCGTCCCGGTCTCCGGGCAGCTCGACCTGAAGGCGCTGGCCGCCGCGGTGGGCGGCAAGCGGGCGGCGATGGCCGACCCGTCGGCCGCCGAGCGCAGCAGCGGCTACGTCCTCGGCGGCATCTCCCCGCTCGGGCAGCGGCGTCCACTGCGCACGGTGCTGGACGACAGCGCGCTCGGCCACCCCACGGTGTTCGTCTCCGCGGGGCGGCGCGGACTGGAGGTCGAGCTGGCCCCGGCCGACCTGGTCGCGCTGACCGGGGCCCGCACGGCCGCGATCGGGCGCTAGGCCCTCTCCACGGGAGCGTGGCTTGCCAGGTCATTCCCCGCGGTGCGGCTCCGGGTGCTCCTGCGGGTGGCCGTCGTGCGCGTGGCCGTCCTGGGGCCGCGCCCAGGGCTGCGGCGAGGCCCAGTAGGGCGGCGGGTCCTCCTCGCGCTTGCCGAAGGCGGCGGACAGCACCAACAGCATCACCATGGCGGTCATCGGCCAGACCAGCAGGGCGCCGTGCGCGCCGAGTTCCAGCGGGGCGCTGAACCGGCCGCCGTCGCCGACCTGCCGGGCGTGCGCGACCAGGTCCGAGGTGGGGCCGAGCCTCATGCCCAGCTGCCAGCCGATCACCGAGCCGGCCAGGCCGCCGACCGCGAGGCCCACCGCGACCGCGACGCCGCCGCCCCGGCGGCGGGTGAACAGGAAGGCGGTCAGCGCGGTGGCCAGGCCCGCGCCGAGGCCCAGCAGGGCGAAGACGCTGTCCGCACCGGCCCGCTGCTCGCCCTCCGGGTCGGCGTACAGCAGCTGCTCGCCCTTGACGACCAGGCCGACCTGGGGCGCCAGCCAGAGCCAGAGCAGGCCGAGCACCACACCGAGCAGCGCGCCCGCAACCGCGATCAGCGCACCGGTCCGCACCTCCGGGAGCAGGGCGCGCTTCGGCCGCTTCGGCCGGTCGGCCGCCGGCGGTGGCGGGGCGAACGGGTCGTGCGGGGCGTACGGGTCGGCGCCCGGGCCCGTCGGTGTGTTCGGTGCGGTCACCCGGCC
The nucleotide sequence above comes from Streptomyces sp. TLI_235. Encoded proteins:
- a CDS encoding Cys-tRNA(Pro)/Cys-tRNA(Cys) deacylase translates to MAKKTKKGGQGTPATVALEAAGVAYTVHAYDHDPAAASYGGEAAELLGIPAGRVFKTLVADVDGALTVGIVPVSGQLDLKALAAAVGGKRAAMADPSAAERSSGYVLGGISPLGQRRPLRTVLDDSALGHPTVFVSAGRRGLEVELAPADLVALTGARTAAIGR